The Rhizobium indicum genome has a segment encoding these proteins:
- the otnI gene encoding 2-oxo-tetronate isomerase yields MPVFAANLTMMFNEWAFLDRFDAAADAGFAAVEYLFPYEATPEAIAERLARNNLQQALFNLPPGDWVAGERGIAALPGRFDALKADVERALDYAAATGVRRLHLMAGIADLHDEDAASSYRRSVTYAAGRLAEKGIDLLLEPINGRNMPGYFLNDFGAAERLIAECGLPNLKLQFDIYHRQIIHGDVTMALRRLLPIAGHIQIASVPSRNEPDGEELNYPYLFGEIDRLGYDGFVGCEYIPRGHTLDGLGWFKPFVRS; encoded by the coding sequence ATGCCGGTTTTCGCCGCCAACCTGACGATGATGTTCAACGAATGGGCGTTCCTCGACCGCTTCGACGCCGCAGCCGATGCCGGCTTTGCCGCCGTCGAATACCTCTTTCCCTATGAAGCCACGCCCGAGGCAATCGCCGAACGGCTTGCCCGCAACAATCTGCAGCAGGCCTTGTTCAACCTGCCGCCGGGCGACTGGGTAGCAGGCGAACGTGGCATCGCCGCTCTTCCCGGACGGTTCGATGCGCTGAAAGCGGATGTCGAGCGGGCACTGGACTATGCGGCGGCAACGGGCGTCAGACGGTTGCACTTGATGGCAGGCATCGCCGACCTTCATGACGAAGACGCCGCCTCCTCTTATCGGCGCTCCGTCACCTATGCTGCCGGGCGGCTTGCGGAAAAGGGCATCGATCTCCTGCTCGAGCCGATCAACGGCCGAAACATGCCTGGATATTTCCTCAACGACTTCGGCGCCGCCGAACGGCTGATCGCCGAATGCGGTCTGCCGAACCTGAAGCTCCAGTTCGACATCTATCACCGCCAGATCATCCATGGCGACGTCACCATGGCGTTGCGACGCCTGCTGCCGATTGCCGGCCATATCCAGATCGCCAGCGTGCCGTCCCGCAACGAGCCGGATGGGGAGGAGCTGAACTATCCCTATCTGTTCGGCGAAATCGATCGCCTTGGTTACGACGGTTTCGTCGGCTGCGAATACATCCCGCGCGGCCACACACTGGACGGTCTTGGCTGGTTCAAACCTTTTGTACGGAGCTAG
- the otnK gene encoding 3-oxo-tetronate kinase encodes MAILLGSIADDYTGASDLANTLTKNGLRTVQTVGIPDPSLALPDVDAVVVSLKIRSVPASDAVAAAASAERWLRQRGAGHVLYKICSTFDSTDAGNIGPVTEALSDAAGGGIVLVTPAFPETGRTVYLGHLFVGGQPLNESPLKDHPLNPMHDANLVRVLTRQSRNAVGLIDLTTIAAGPGAVKMRLDAFRTAGVTAVIADAIFERDLETLGEVALETPVSTGASGLGLGLARALVRSGRISSGGATTADAIRPVGGLSAIVAGSCSKATLHQLDIAERSMPVLRLEPERLLAGPDEIAAAISWAGDRISAGPVVVAASASPETVSRLQSIYGREASGHAIETATSIITAELVERGVRRLVVAGGETSGAAVDRLAIPAFLIGPEIAPGVPVLRTVGNAQGDMLLALKSGNFGGEDFFTAALAMMH; translated from the coding sequence ATGGCTATTTTGCTCGGATCAATCGCCGACGACTATACGGGCGCCTCCGACCTCGCCAACACGCTGACGAAGAACGGTCTGCGCACGGTGCAGACGGTCGGCATCCCCGACCCGTCGCTGGCACTACCGGATGTCGACGCTGTGGTCGTTTCTCTGAAGATCCGCTCCGTCCCGGCCTCGGACGCCGTGGCGGCGGCGGCGAGCGCCGAGCGATGGCTGCGTCAGCGGGGCGCCGGCCATGTGCTTTACAAGATCTGCTCGACCTTCGATTCCACCGATGCCGGCAATATCGGTCCGGTCACCGAGGCCTTGAGCGATGCTGCCGGCGGCGGCATCGTACTGGTAACGCCCGCCTTTCCGGAAACGGGACGCACCGTCTATCTTGGCCATCTGTTCGTTGGCGGACAGCCGCTGAACGAAAGCCCGCTCAAGGACCACCCCCTCAATCCGATGCATGACGCCAATCTCGTTCGGGTGCTCACCCGACAATCGCGCAACGCTGTCGGACTAATCGATCTGACGACCATCGCGGCCGGACCCGGCGCCGTCAAAATGAGGCTCGATGCCTTTCGCACCGCAGGCGTCACTGCTGTTATCGCCGATGCGATTTTCGAACGGGATCTTGAAACGCTCGGCGAGGTCGCTCTCGAGACGCCGGTGTCCACCGGTGCGTCCGGCCTCGGCCTCGGCCTTGCCCGTGCGCTCGTCCGCTCCGGCCGGATATCCTCCGGCGGCGCAACGACGGCGGACGCCATTCGCCCGGTGGGCGGGCTTTCAGCGATCGTTGCCGGCAGTTGTTCCAAGGCGACACTCCATCAACTCGACATCGCCGAACGATCGATGCCCGTCCTGCGGCTCGAACCGGAGCGGCTGCTTGCCGGTCCCGATGAGATCGCCGCGGCAATTTCCTGGGCCGGAGACCGCATCTCCGCCGGCCCCGTCGTGGTCGCCGCGAGTGCTTCGCCTGAAACCGTGTCCCGGCTGCAATCGATCTATGGACGAGAGGCCTCCGGCCATGCGATCGAGACCGCGACGTCGATCATTACAGCCGAACTGGTGGAGAGAGGCGTGCGGCGCCTTGTGGTCGCCGGCGGCGAAACCTCGGGCGCGGCAGTCGACAGGCTCGCTATTCCGGCATTTCTGATCGGCCCCGAGATTGCGCCCGGCGTGCCGGTGCTGCGCACGGTCGGCAATGCGCAGGGCGACATGCTTCTGGCGTTGAAATCAGGAAACTTCGGAGGCGAAGATTTCTTTACGGCAGCGCTGGCGATGATGCACTGA
- a CDS encoding GNAT family N-acetyltransferase: MQASQIEIVPFGPDHLEAAVALSRQAGWPHRTEDWQLALALSEGMVAVEDGRVVGTVLVTPYKGDCATINMVIVDETMRGRGLGRKLMDAALLAAGDRPLRLVATTAGLPLYQKLGFHETGTVAQHQGLAGDIAAPAETQAATDADLPAIAALDRLAFGADREGLLSYLAGIGAFAVLRRDGHVSGFACLRPFGRGEVIGPVVAADVGEARKLIEHFIARRPGRFLRVDTTAETGLSPWLAEHGLAHVGGGITMKKPLVHHAADPAVTTFALASQALG; encoded by the coding sequence ATGCAAGCAAGTCAGATCGAAATCGTCCCGTTCGGCCCCGACCATCTGGAAGCCGCCGTCGCGCTCTCCCGGCAGGCGGGCTGGCCGCATCGGACGGAAGATTGGCAGCTTGCGCTCGCTTTGAGCGAAGGGATGGTTGCGGTCGAGGATGGCAGGGTCGTCGGCACAGTACTCGTCACGCCGTACAAGGGCGATTGTGCGACCATCAATATGGTCATCGTCGACGAGACGATGCGCGGCAGGGGTCTCGGCCGCAAGCTAATGGACGCCGCATTGCTGGCCGCCGGAGACCGGCCGCTGAGGCTGGTGGCGACGACGGCAGGCCTGCCGCTCTACCAGAAGCTTGGCTTCCACGAGACGGGAACCGTGGCGCAACATCAGGGCCTTGCCGGAGACATCGCCGCGCCGGCGGAAACGCAAGCCGCCACCGACGCCGACCTCCCTGCCATCGCGGCACTCGACCGCCTTGCCTTCGGCGCCGACCGCGAAGGGCTGCTCTCTTATTTGGCCGGGATCGGCGCATTCGCCGTCCTTCGCCGAGACGGCCACGTTTCGGGCTTCGCTTGCCTGCGCCCCTTCGGCCGCGGCGAAGTGATCGGGCCCGTGGTGGCCGCCGACGTCGGCGAGGCCCGAAAACTCATCGAACATTTCATCGCCAGACGGCCCGGACGGTTCCTCAGGGTCGACACCACGGCCGAGACCGGGCTTTCGCCATGGCTCGCCGAACACGGGCTCGCCCATGTCGGCGGCGGAATCACGATGAAAAAGCCCCTCGTCCATCACGCCGCCGACCCGGCCGTCACCACCTTTGCCCTCGCCAGCCAGGCACTCGGCTGA
- a CDS encoding aspartate aminotransferase family protein, whose protein sequence is MYSNSLIELDRAHLIHPVASYRGHEKLGVRVLASAKGATVTDASGKQLIDGFAGLWCVNAGYGHESIVEAAARQMRELPYATAYFGLGSEPAIRLAGELADRAPGDLNHVYFTLGGSDAVDSTIRFTRYYWHARGQPQRDQFISVEQGYHGSSTVGAGLTALPAFHAGFGVPFDWQHKIPSHYAYRNPVGDNPQAIIDASLAALKSKVEAIGPERVAAFYVEPIQGSGGVLVPPKGWMKAMREFCRAHDILFVADEVITGFGRTGPLFACSEDEVVPDFMTTAKGLTSGYVPMGAVLMADHVYQTIAEGAGAAAVGHGYTYSAHPVSAAVGLEVLKLYENGLLENGVRAGARLMHGLESLRDHPLVGDVRGRGMLAAVELVVDKVNKTPLPASAEPARRIFDRAWENGLVIRAFGNGVLGYAPPLCCTETEIDAIVERTRTTLDETLEDPDVRRALQA, encoded by the coding sequence ATGTACAGCAATTCTCTCATCGAACTCGATCGCGCCCACCTCATCCATCCGGTCGCCTCCTATCGCGGCCACGAAAAGCTCGGCGTGCGCGTGCTGGCCTCGGCCAAGGGCGCGACAGTCACCGACGCCTCCGGCAAGCAGCTGATCGACGGCTTCGCCGGCCTCTGGTGCGTCAATGCCGGTTACGGCCACGAGAGCATCGTCGAAGCGGCGGCCCGGCAGATGCGCGAGCTTCCCTATGCGACGGCCTATTTCGGCCTCGGCTCAGAGCCCGCGATCCGGCTTGCCGGCGAACTCGCCGACCGCGCACCGGGCGATCTCAACCACGTCTATTTCACGCTCGGCGGCTCCGATGCGGTGGACAGCACGATCCGCTTCACCCGCTATTATTGGCATGCCCGTGGACAGCCTCAGCGCGATCAGTTCATCTCCGTCGAACAGGGCTATCATGGTTCCTCGACGGTCGGCGCGGGTCTGACCGCGCTACCTGCCTTCCATGCCGGCTTCGGCGTTCCATTCGATTGGCAGCATAAGATCCCGTCTCACTATGCCTATCGCAACCCGGTGGGCGACAATCCGCAGGCGATCATCGACGCCTCGCTTGCGGCGCTGAAAAGCAAGGTCGAGGCGATCGGTCCGGAACGCGTTGCCGCCTTCTATGTCGAGCCGATCCAGGGCTCGGGCGGCGTTCTGGTGCCGCCGAAAGGCTGGATGAAAGCCATGCGCGAATTCTGCCGCGCGCACGACATCCTTTTCGTGGCGGACGAAGTGATCACCGGCTTTGGCCGCACCGGCCCGCTTTTTGCCTGCAGCGAGGATGAGGTCGTGCCCGACTTCATGACGACCGCCAAGGGCCTCACCTCGGGTTACGTCCCCATGGGCGCCGTCTTGATGGCCGATCACGTCTATCAAACGATTGCCGAGGGCGCGGGTGCTGCTGCCGTCGGCCATGGCTATACCTATTCGGCCCATCCCGTTAGCGCCGCGGTCGGCCTGGAAGTCCTGAAGCTTTATGAAAACGGTCTTCTCGAAAACGGCGTCAGAGCCGGTGCGCGGCTGATGCATGGCCTGGAATCGCTGAGGGATCATCCGCTCGTCGGCGATGTCCGCGGCCGCGGCATGCTCGCCGCCGTCGAGCTCGTGGTCGACAAGGTGAACAAAACGCCGTTGCCGGCATCTGCCGAACCCGCCCGCCGCATCTTCGATCGCGCATGGGAAAACGGCCTCGTCATCCGCGCCTTCGGCAATGGTGTGCTCGGCTATGCGCCGCCGCTCTGCTGCACCGAAACGGAGATAGACGCGATCGTCGAGCGCACCCGCACTACGCTGGACGAGACGTTGGAGGACCCGGATGTGCGTCGGGCGCTGCAGGCCTGA
- a CDS encoding HAD-IA family hydrolase, translating into MSKSLSEFKYMTFDVVGTLIDFEGGLKTCLAEIAAEAGTEIDGEQALGLYRAARYSEHADLFPDDLVRVYLAIAPKLGLPTEQKYGERLRDSAKSWKGFADSAAALASLAKDYRLVAMTNARRWAFDFFEKELGNPFYAAFTADDTGTEKPDPAFFEKVFDYVVSQGHSKDDILHVAQSQYHDIGISRKLGLTNCWIERRHAEKGYGGTIEPAEFTKPDYHFTSMAGLADAVAAARA; encoded by the coding sequence GTGAGCAAGAGCCTTTCGGAATTCAAATACATGACCTTCGACGTCGTCGGCACGCTTATCGACTTCGAGGGCGGCCTCAAGACCTGCCTCGCCGAGATCGCGGCCGAGGCGGGGACTGAAATCGACGGCGAGCAGGCGCTCGGCCTCTATCGGGCAGCTCGCTATTCCGAGCATGCCGATCTCTTTCCGGACGACCTCGTGCGCGTATACCTGGCGATCGCGCCGAAGCTCGGCCTGCCCACTGAGCAAAAATATGGCGAACGCCTGCGGGATTCGGCGAAGAGCTGGAAGGGTTTTGCAGACAGCGCCGCGGCGCTGGCAAGTCTTGCGAAGGATTACCGTCTCGTTGCGATGACCAACGCCCGCCGCTGGGCCTTCGATTTCTTCGAGAAGGAACTCGGCAATCCCTTCTATGCCGCCTTCACCGCGGATGATACCGGGACCGAGAAACCCGATCCCGCATTCTTCGAGAAAGTATTCGACTACGTCGTCTCGCAAGGACATTCGAAGGACGACATCCTGCATGTCGCCCAGAGCCAGTACCACGATATCGGGATTTCCAGGAAACTCGGGCTGACCAATTGCTGGATCGAGCGGCGACATGCCGAGAAGGGTTATGGCGGTACGATCGAGCCGGCCGAATTCACCAAACCCGATTACCATTTCACCTCCATGGCCGGCCTTGCCGATGCCGTGGCCGCTGCGCGCGCCTGA
- a CDS encoding ABC transporter substrate-binding protein → MNDKITNWTTSDDAKIESAIRRGATRRELLHMMLAGGVAISAGGLVLGRAGKALAATPVSGGSLKAAGWSSSTADTLDPAKASLSTDYVRCCSFYNRLTFLDKSGTPQMELAEAIESKDAKTWTVKLKKGVTFHDGKPLTADDVVFSLKRHLDPSVGSKVAKIAAQMTGFKAVDKQTVEITLASPNADLPTILSMHHFMIVADGTTDFTKANGTGAFVKEVFEPGVRSVGIKNKNYWKSGLNVDSFEYFAISDDNARVNALLAGDIHLAATINPRSMRLVEAQGDGFTLSKTTSGNYTNLNMRLDMEPGNKRDFIEGMKYLVNREQIVKSALRGLGEVGNDQPVSPANFYHDAELKARAFDPEKAKFHFDKAGVLGQSIPIIASDAASSSIDMAMIIQAAGAEIGMKLDVQRVPSDGYWDNYWLKAPIHFGNINPRPTPDILFSLLYTSDAPWNESHYKSEKFDKMLIEARGSLDQEKRKTIYNEMQGMVAQEAGTIIPAYISNVDATTAKLKGLEANPLGGQMGYAFAEYVWLEA, encoded by the coding sequence ATGAACGACAAGATCACCAATTGGACCACATCGGACGATGCCAAGATCGAAAGCGCCATCCGTCGTGGCGCCACCCGTCGCGAATTGCTGCATATGATGCTTGCGGGCGGCGTGGCCATATCAGCCGGCGGGCTCGTGCTTGGCCGTGCCGGCAAGGCGCTCGCCGCCACGCCCGTTTCCGGCGGCTCGCTCAAGGCGGCCGGCTGGTCGTCCTCGACGGCCGATACGCTCGACCCCGCCAAGGCATCGCTCTCCACCGACTATGTCCGTTGCTGCTCCTTCTATAACCGCCTCACCTTCCTCGACAAATCAGGCACGCCGCAGATGGAGCTTGCCGAGGCGATCGAATCCAAGGATGCGAAAACCTGGACGGTCAAGCTGAAGAAGGGCGTCACCTTCCACGACGGCAAGCCGCTGACGGCCGATGACGTGGTCTTCTCGCTGAAGCGCCATCTCGACCCGTCCGTCGGCTCGAAGGTCGCCAAGATCGCCGCCCAGATGACCGGCTTCAAGGCGGTCGACAAACAGACCGTCGAGATCACGCTGGCCAGCCCGAATGCCGACCTGCCGACCATCCTGTCGATGCATCACTTCATGATCGTCGCCGACGGCACCACCGATTTCACCAAAGCCAACGGCACCGGCGCTTTCGTCAAGGAAGTCTTCGAACCAGGCGTTCGCTCGGTCGGGATCAAGAACAAGAACTACTGGAAATCCGGCCTGAACGTCGATTCTTTCGAATATTTCGCGATCAGCGACGACAATGCTCGTGTAAACGCACTGCTTGCGGGCGACATCCATCTCGCAGCCACGATCAATCCGCGCTCGATGCGCCTCGTCGAGGCCCAGGGCGACGGCTTCACCTTGTCGAAGACGACGTCCGGCAACTATACCAATCTCAACATGCGACTGGATATGGAGCCCGGCAACAAGCGAGACTTCATCGAGGGCATGAAGTATCTCGTCAACCGCGAACAGATCGTCAAATCGGCGCTGCGCGGTCTCGGTGAAGTCGGCAACGATCAACCCGTTTCGCCGGCGAACTTCTATCATGACGCAGAGCTGAAAGCGCGAGCCTTTGATCCTGAGAAGGCGAAGTTCCACTTCGACAAGGCCGGCGTGCTTGGCCAATCCATCCCGATCATCGCTTCCGATGCGGCGAGCTCGTCGATCGACATGGCCATGATCATCCAGGCGGCGGGTGCCGAAATCGGCATGAAGCTCGATGTGCAGCGAGTGCCATCTGATGGTTACTGGGACAATTACTGGCTCAAGGCGCCGATCCACTTCGGCAATATCAACCCGCGGCCGACCCCTGATATCCTCTTCTCCCTGCTCTACACCTCGGACGCTCCGTGGAACGAAAGCCACTACAAGTCGGAGAAGTTCGACAAGATGCTGATCGAGGCGCGCGGCTCTCTCGATCAAGAGAAGCGCAAGACGATCTATAACGAGATGCAGGGCATGGTCGCCCAGGAAGCTGGTACAATCATTCCGGCCTATATCTCGAACGTCGATGCCACGACCGCCAAGCTCAAGGGCCTGGAAGCCAACCCGCTAGGCGGCCAGATGGGATACGCTTTCGCGGAATATGTCTGGCTTGAAGCCTGA
- a CDS encoding ABC transporter permease: MNRQVLSLVLSRLFVAVITLVIVSFAVFFATTLLPGDTATILLGQAATPEAVEGLRKAMHLDEPALFRFLRWLVGLLQGDLGTSYANEMPIAALIAGRFVNTLKLAGVTALFSVPIALTLGITAAMLRGTLYDRIVTVITIGVISVPEFMVATSAALIFAVYLKWLPALSFANEVHSLTDLLRVYAMPVITLTFVVSAQMIRMTRAAVIETLNTPYVEMALLKGASRPRIVFRHALPNALGPIVNAVALSLSYLLGGVIIVETIFNYPGIAKLMLDAVATRDLPLIQSCAMIFCLGYLLLITIADIIAILSNPRLR, translated from the coding sequence GTGAACCGCCAGGTCTTATCCCTTGTACTGAGCAGATTGTTCGTCGCCGTGATCACCCTGGTGATCGTCTCCTTCGCCGTCTTCTTCGCGACAACGCTGTTGCCTGGAGATACGGCGACGATCCTGCTCGGCCAAGCCGCCACGCCGGAAGCCGTCGAAGGCCTGCGCAAGGCCATGCATCTCGACGAACCGGCGCTCTTTCGTTTCCTGCGCTGGTTAGTCGGGCTACTGCAAGGCGACCTCGGCACGTCCTATGCCAACGAAATGCCGATTGCCGCTCTCATCGCCGGCCGCTTTGTCAATACGTTGAAACTTGCCGGCGTCACCGCGCTGTTCTCGGTGCCGATTGCGCTGACGCTCGGGATCACCGCAGCGATGCTGCGCGGCACCCTTTACGATCGTATCGTCACGGTAATCACCATCGGCGTCATCTCCGTGCCGGAGTTCATGGTCGCGACCTCAGCAGCGCTCATCTTCGCCGTCTATCTGAAATGGCTGCCGGCACTTTCTTTCGCCAATGAGGTCCACAGTCTGACCGATCTGTTGCGCGTCTATGCTATGCCGGTGATCACCCTCACCTTCGTCGTCTCGGCCCAGATGATCCGCATGACGCGGGCGGCTGTCATCGAGACGCTCAATACACCCTATGTCGAGATGGCATTGCTCAAGGGCGCCTCCCGGCCGCGCATCGTCTTTCGCCATGCACTGCCCAATGCGCTGGGTCCGATCGTCAATGCCGTTGCGCTTTCGCTGTCCTATCTGCTCGGAGGCGTCATCATCGTCGAGACCATTTTCAACTATCCCGGTATCGCCAAGCTGATGCTGGATGCCGTCGCCACCCGCGACCTGCCGCTGATCCAGAGCTGCGCGATGATTTTCTGCCTGGGCTATCTGCTGCTGATCACCATCGCCGATATCATCGCCATCCTTTCCAATCCGAGGCTCCGATGA
- a CDS encoding ABC transporter permease — MTMTSSETTSGRLSGTRFGYRFNIVGAIGFTVILLWALVAIFAPWIIPYPVGEIIDLDYFGPMSRELWLGSDYLGRDMLSRILMGARYTVGISLAAVTIACFSGVVLGMIAAVAGGWLDTILSRFLDALNSIPSKLFGLVVVAAVGSSVPVLIMTLSVIYIPGAYRFARALAVNINAMDFITVARIRGESTLYLIRSEILPNIVGPVLADLGIRFVFIVLLLSGLSFLGLGVQPPYADWGALVRENIGGLPFGAPAVMFPSFAIASLTISVNLLIDNLPQKIRDRSVS, encoded by the coding sequence ATGACCATGACCAGTTCCGAAACCACCTCCGGCCGGCTGTCGGGAACCCGGTTTGGCTATCGCTTCAACATCGTCGGCGCGATCGGCTTCACTGTGATCCTCTTATGGGCGCTCGTCGCGATCTTCGCGCCATGGATCATCCCCTACCCCGTCGGCGAGATCATCGATCTCGACTATTTCGGCCCGATGAGCCGGGAACTCTGGCTCGGCTCCGATTATCTCGGCCGCGACATGCTCTCAAGGATTCTGATGGGCGCACGCTACACGGTCGGTATCTCGCTGGCGGCGGTGACGATCGCCTGCTTCAGCGGCGTCGTGCTCGGCATGATCGCAGCAGTCGCCGGCGGCTGGCTGGACACGATCCTCAGCCGCTTCCTCGACGCGCTCAACTCCATCCCGAGCAAGCTGTTCGGCCTTGTGGTCGTCGCTGCCGTCGGCTCCTCGGTCCCGGTGCTGATCATGACGCTGTCGGTGATCTACATCCCCGGCGCTTACCGCTTCGCCCGGGCGCTCGCCGTCAACATCAATGCGATGGATTTCATCACGGTTGCGCGCATCCGCGGCGAAAGCACTCTCTATCTCATTCGCTCGGAAATCCTGCCCAACATCGTCGGACCGGTGCTTGCCGATCTCGGCATCCGCTTCGTCTTCATCGTTCTGCTGCTCTCCGGGCTTTCCTTCCTCGGCCTTGGCGTCCAGCCGCCCTATGCCGACTGGGGTGCGCTGGTGCGTGAGAATATCGGCGGCCTGCCATTCGGTGCGCCGGCGGTGATGTTTCCCTCGTTTGCCATCGCCAGCCTGACGATCAGCGTCAACCTGCTGATCGACAACCTGCCGCAGAAAATCCGCGACCGGAGTGTGTCATGA
- a CDS encoding ABC transporter ATP-binding protein gives MSNFIEIRDLKVEATTDSGRRVEIIKGVSLDVAEGEIVALIGESGSGKTTIALTLMGHTRAGCRISGGSVSVGGKDMVTLSEKQRAKVRGTEVAYVPQSAAAAFNPATSIMDQVIEVTRIHQLMSPDEARARAVELFRALSLPEPETIGSRYPHQVSGGQLQRLAAAMALIGDPTLVIFDEPTTALDVTTQIEVLRAFKSVMKKGGIAGVYVSHDLAVVAQIADRIVVLKGGETQETGTTDEILNNAKHPYTRELLAAFEPKPRGATGLAEPATAPLLSIEGLVAGYGQRQADGLPLVRAVEHVSLKVERGRNLGIIGESGCGKSTLARTIAGILPAAVGKIVFDGTELHRNARERSRDELREMQIVFQYADTALNPAKSVEDILDRPLVFYHRMDRKARNARIDQLLDMVRLPRNLRHRRPGELSGGQKQRVNFARALAADPKLILCDEITSALDTVVAAAVIDLLKELQRELGLSYIFISHDLSVVEAICDEIVVMYGGRKVEEITSLTVKAPQHPYSQLLFSSVPTLDPAWLDGLQQDPELVRAYCRH, from the coding sequence ATGAGCAATTTCATCGAAATCCGTGACCTGAAGGTCGAAGCCACCACCGATTCCGGCCGTCGCGTCGAGATCATCAAGGGTGTCAGCCTCGATGTTGCCGAGGGCGAAATCGTCGCGCTGATCGGCGAGAGCGGCTCGGGCAAGACAACCATCGCCCTGACCCTCATGGGCCATACGCGTGCGGGCTGTCGCATCTCCGGCGGCAGCGTTTCGGTCGGTGGCAAGGACATGGTCACGCTCAGCGAGAAACAGCGCGCCAAGGTGCGCGGCACCGAAGTTGCCTATGTCCCGCAATCGGCGGCTGCCGCCTTCAACCCGGCCACATCGATCATGGACCAGGTGATCGAAGTCACGCGTATTCACCAGCTGATGTCACCGGATGAGGCGCGTGCCCGGGCCGTCGAACTCTTCCGGGCGCTGTCCCTGCCGGAACCCGAGACGATCGGCAGCCGTTATCCGCACCAGGTTTCCGGCGGCCAGCTGCAACGTCTGGCGGCCGCCATGGCGCTGATCGGCGACCCGACCCTCGTCATCTTCGACGAGCCGACGACGGCGCTCGACGTGACGACCCAGATCGAAGTCCTGCGGGCTTTCAAGTCGGTGATGAAGAAGGGTGGTATCGCTGGCGTCTATGTCTCGCACGACCTTGCCGTCGTCGCGCAGATCGCCGACCGCATCGTGGTGTTGAAAGGCGGAGAGACGCAGGAAACCGGCACCACCGACGAAATCCTCAACAATGCCAAGCACCCCTATACCAGGGAGCTGCTCGCAGCCTTCGAACCGAAACCGCGCGGCGCAACTGGCCTCGCCGAACCCGCGACGGCTCCCCTGCTGAGCATCGAAGGTCTTGTCGCGGGCTATGGGCAGCGCCAGGCTGACGGCCTGCCGCTCGTTCGCGCGGTCGAGCATGTGAGCCTGAAGGTGGAAAGAGGCCGCAATCTCGGCATTATCGGCGAATCCGGTTGCGGCAAGTCGACGCTCGCCCGCACAATCGCCGGCATCCTGCCGGCGGCGGTCGGCAAGATCGTCTTCGACGGCACGGAACTGCATCGCAACGCGCGCGAGCGTTCGCGTGATGAGTTGCGCGAGATGCAGATCGTCTTCCAATATGCCGATACCGCACTCAACCCGGCAAAATCGGTCGAGGACATTCTCGACAGGCCTCTGGTCTTTTACCACCGCATGGATCGAAAGGCGCGGAACGCCCGGATCGATCAACTGCTCGACATGGTACGCCTGCCCCGCAACCTGCGCCATCGCCGGCCGGGCGAACTCTCGGGCGGCCAGAAGCAACGTGTCAACTTCGCCCGGGCGCTCGCCGCCGATCCGAAGCTGATCCTCTGCGACGAGATTACCTCGGCGCTCGACACGGTGGTCGCCGCCGCGGTCATCGACCTGCTCAAGGAATTGCAGCGCGAACTCGGCCTCTCCTACATCTTCATCAGCCACGACCTCTCGGTGGTGGAGGCGATCTGCGACGAGATCGTCGTGATGTATGGAGGCCGGAAGGTCGAGGAAATCACATCCCTGACGGTGAAGGCGCCGCAACACCCCTATTCGCAACTGCTCTTCTCATCGGTGCCAACGCTCGATCCGGCCTGGCTCGACGGGCTCCAGCAGGATCCGGAACTGGTGCGGGCTTATTGCCGGCACTGA
- a CDS encoding Lrp/AsnC family transcriptional regulator — protein sequence MKLDRIDVKILYELQKNGRVTNVELAELVNLSPSPCLMRVKKLQSEGYIEGYSAQINVSKLGQTLTVFTEITLKNHRQIDFARFLAAIEKVDQVIECHLVSGGYDYLLKFVTAGIDEYQTIMERLTDMDVGIDKYFSFVVLKSPIIKAHMPLTTLFPH from the coding sequence ATGAAACTCGACCGGATCGACGTAAAAATCCTTTACGAACTGCAGAAGAATGGCCGCGTCACGAATGTGGAACTCGCCGAACTGGTCAATCTGTCGCCGAGCCCCTGCCTGATGCGGGTAAAGAAGCTGCAGTCGGAGGGCTATATCGAAGGTTATTCGGCTCAGATCAACGTCAGCAAACTTGGGCAGACGCTGACTGTGTTCACCGAGATCACCCTGAAGAACCATCGGCAGATCGATTTCGCTCGCTTCCTGGCGGCGATCGAAAAAGTTGACCAGGTGATCGAATGCCATCTGGTTTCGGGCGGCTACGATTATCTGCTGAAATTCGTCACCGCCGGGATCGACGAATACCAGACGATCATGGAGCGCCTTACCGATATGGACGTCGGCATCGACAAGTATTTCAGCTTCGTCGTCCTGAAATCGCCGATCATCAAGGCCCACATGCCGCTAACCACCTTGTTTCCGCATTAG